A region of Alphaproteobacteria bacterium DNA encodes the following proteins:
- a CDS encoding shikimate dehydrogenase, giving the protein MLSGRAKLAGVMGWPVDHSRSPRLHGYWLAHYGIDAAYVAFPVAPENLPVALRALPLLGIAGVNLTVPHKEKALAAMDTLSPAARRIGAVNTVVVRDGKLHGDNTDGFGFLESVKASVPGWLPASGPATVIGAGGAARAILAALIDGGAPRVSLVNRSEARAQELANEFGGPLVVRSWADRDAALADAALLVNATTLGMTGQPPLDLALDRLPPNAAVCDIVYTPLETPLLAAARARGNPTIDGLGMLLHQARPGFEAWFGVSPAVTAQLRTFVIQGL; this is encoded by the coding sequence ATCCTGAGCGGCAGGGCCAAGCTTGCGGGCGTCATGGGCTGGCCCGTCGACCATTCTCGCTCACCGCGGCTTCACGGCTATTGGCTTGCGCATTATGGGATCGATGCCGCCTATGTCGCGTTTCCGGTCGCACCCGAAAATCTCCCGGTTGCCCTGCGGGCCCTGCCGCTTCTCGGGATCGCGGGCGTCAACTTGACCGTTCCCCACAAGGAAAAGGCCCTCGCGGCCATGGACACGCTCTCGCCGGCGGCACGCCGGATCGGTGCGGTCAATACCGTTGTCGTGCGCGATGGCAAACTCCACGGCGACAACACCGACGGCTTCGGTTTCCTCGAGAGTGTGAAAGCAAGCGTTCCCGGCTGGCTCCCCGCGTCCGGCCCCGCGACGGTGATCGGCGCCGGCGGGGCGGCGCGCGCAATCCTCGCGGCCCTTATCGATGGGGGTGCGCCTCGTGTCTCCCTCGTCAATCGCAGCGAAGCGCGCGCGCAAGAGCTTGCAAACGAATTCGGCGGGCCCCTCGTCGTAAGGTCGTGGGCCGATCGCGATGCAGCACTCGCGGATGCAGCACTCCTCGTCAATGCCACGACACTCGGCATGACGGGCCAGCCGCCTCTCGATCTTGCCCTCGATCGCCTGCCGCCCAATGCTGCCGTATGCGACATCGTCTATACCCCGCTCGAGACCCCCCTCCTTGCAGCCGCGCGTGCGCGCGGCAACCCGACGATCGACGGCCTCGGTATGCTACTTCACCAGGCGCGACCGGGATTCGAGGCGTGGTTCGGGGTCTCTCCCGCTGTCACCGCACAGTTACGCACCTTCGTCATTCAGGGCTTGTGA
- a CDS encoding Maf family protein, whose protein sequence is MSQARTFGSTGDEAALGSAAAHGARPVVLASASETRIALLRNAGVAVLADAAAIDEDEIKRGLRKEGASAAEVAETLAGLKATKVSRRHTGAFVIGADQMLECGGAWFDKPVDRDHARAHLSALRGKEHFLISAVAVVHDGALLWRHVDRARLRMRAFSDVFLDEYLREVGEDICRSVGAYRVEGRGLQLFSEIAGDHFTVLGLPLLPLLDFLRNHGVVAK, encoded by the coding sequence ATGAGCCAAGCTCGGACATTCGGTTCGACCGGCGACGAAGCCGCGCTCGGGAGTGCGGCGGCGCATGGCGCGCGCCCGGTGGTGCTCGCGTCGGCCAGCGAGACGCGGATCGCCTTGTTGCGAAACGCGGGCGTGGCTGTGCTCGCCGACGCCGCGGCCATCGACGAGGACGAAATCAAGCGCGGTCTCCGGAAGGAAGGGGCGAGTGCCGCCGAGGTCGCCGAAACGCTTGCCGGGCTCAAGGCGACGAAGGTCTCGCGCCGTCACACGGGGGCATTTGTGATCGGTGCCGACCAAATGCTGGAATGCGGCGGCGCATGGTTCGACAAGCCGGTCGATCGCGACCATGCGCGCGCGCACCTCAGTGCACTGCGCGGAAAGGAGCACTTTCTGATCTCGGCCGTGGCGGTCGTGCATGACGGCGCGCTGCTGTGGCGCCACGTCGATCGCGCGCGACTGCGGATGCGGGCTTTCTCGGATGTCTTTCTCGACGAGTATCTGCGCGAGGTCGGCGAAGACATCTGCCGGTCGGTCGGCGCCTACCGGGTCGAAGGGAGGGGCTTGCAACTTTTCTCGGAAATCGCGGGGGATCATTTCACTGTTCTTGGTCTTCCGCTTCTCCCGCTCCTCGACTTCCTGCGTAATCACGGCGTCGTGGCCAAATGA
- a CDS encoding pyruvate, water dikinase regulatory protein, which translates to MDGSADTAEVDAIAMVPRKRHLHMVSDATGETVHNIVRACLVQFEGIEVVEHMWPLVRTKNQLEKVLAAIGEEPGLVLFTLVDKHLRTALVVGLRRMKVPHISVLDPIMGALTSYLGLRSRNLPGRQHELDAEYFSRIDAMQFVLAHDDGQATWDLDHADVVLVGVSRTSKTPTCIYLANRGIKAANVPIVPGVVLPHELAEARHPLIVGLTKDPVRLVQIRRNRMRILNEVDTTDYTDLETVKQELAVARRLFTENGWPVIDVTRRSIEETAASIMQLYADRRKQMQ; encoded by the coding sequence ATGGACGGGTCGGCCGATACCGCCGAGGTTGACGCAATAGCCATGGTTCCCCGCAAGCGCCATCTGCACATGGTATCGGATGCCACCGGCGAGACGGTCCACAATATCGTCAGAGCTTGCTTGGTCCAGTTCGAGGGCATCGAAGTCGTCGAGCATATGTGGCCGCTCGTTCGGACCAAGAACCAGCTGGAAAAAGTCCTGGCCGCGATCGGGGAAGAACCAGGCCTCGTGCTGTTCACCTTGGTCGACAAACATCTCCGCACGGCACTCGTGGTGGGACTGCGGCGGATGAAAGTGCCGCACATCTCGGTGTTGGATCCGATCATGGGCGCGCTGACGAGCTATCTCGGCCTGCGCAGCCGCAATCTTCCAGGGCGTCAACACGAACTCGACGCGGAGTATTTCAGCCGGATCGACGCAATGCAGTTCGTGCTTGCCCACGACGACGGCCAAGCGACGTGGGACCTCGACCATGCGGATGTGGTACTCGTCGGCGTTTCCCGAACATCGAAGACGCCGACCTGCATTTATCTGGCGAACCGCGGCATCAAGGCGGCGAATGTGCCGATCGTACCCGGTGTGGTATTGCCGCACGAACTTGCCGAGGCGCGGCATCCCCTCATCGTCGGCTTGACCAAGGACCCGGTCCGGCTCGTCCAAATCAGACGCAACCGCATGCGCATCCTGAACGAGGTCGACACGACCGACTACACGGATCTGGAGACAGTCAAGCAAGAACTCGCCGTTGCGCGCCGCCTATTCACGGAAAATGGCTGGCCCGTCATTGACGTGACGCGTCGCTCGATCGAAGAGACGGCAGCCTCGATCATGCAGCTTTATGCCGACCGCAGAAAGCAAATGCAATGA
- the hemE gene encoding uroporphyrinogen decarboxylase, which yields MQAPLKPLLKALKGESGNAVPIWLMRQAGRYLPEYRELRSRAGGFLELCFDPALAAEATLQPLRRFGLDAAIIFSDILVIPHALGRKVGFASGEGPFVEPLADEASVERLRRDRLHEELAPIYEVIDRVAGLLPHGTSLIGFAGAPWTVASYMVEGGTARDFAVIKGWAYRNPEAFERLLAVLVEATAAYLVRQVEHGAEVLQIFESWAGALAEREFQQWSIEPVKGIVARVRKSCPDVPIIGFPRGAGYGCLRFAGETAVNGIGLDPSIPLAWAAHEMQHRCTLQGNLDPVLLLVGGEPMKREAVRILSVWGKGPFIFNLGHGVLPTTPPEHVAALVEIVRNWQCDPADAAQSQT from the coding sequence ATGCAAGCACCGCTAAAGCCACTGCTGAAAGCGCTCAAGGGAGAGAGCGGTAATGCAGTGCCGATTTGGCTCATGCGCCAAGCGGGCCGCTATTTGCCGGAATATCGGGAACTGAGGTCGCGGGCGGGTGGATTTTTGGAACTCTGTTTCGATCCAGCACTGGCGGCCGAGGCGACGTTGCAGCCGTTGCGCCGCTTCGGGCTGGACGCTGCGATCATCTTCTCGGATATCCTCGTCATCCCCCATGCGCTTGGGCGAAAAGTCGGATTTGCGAGTGGTGAGGGTCCTTTTGTCGAGCCGCTGGCGGATGAAGCCTCGGTTGAGAGGCTTCGTCGCGATAGATTGCATGAGGAATTGGCCCCGATCTATGAGGTGATCGATCGAGTGGCTGGGCTACTTCCCCATGGAACGAGCCTGATCGGCTTTGCCGGCGCCCCGTGGACGGTCGCGAGCTATATGGTCGAAGGCGGAACCGCGCGCGATTTCGCCGTGATCAAGGGGTGGGCATATCGCAATCCGGAGGCATTCGAGCGACTCCTTGCAGTTCTTGTTGAGGCAACCGCGGCCTATCTTGTTCGTCAAGTCGAGCATGGGGCGGAGGTTCTCCAGATATTCGAGAGTTGGGCGGGCGCGCTTGCCGAACGGGAATTCCAGCAGTGGTCGATCGAGCCCGTGAAAGGGATCGTCGCACGCGTCAGGAAATCCTGCCCGGATGTGCCGATCATCGGATTTCCGCGCGGCGCCGGCTATGGTTGTCTTCGGTTCGCGGGTGAAACAGCCGTGAATGGCATCGGCCTCGACCCATCGATTCCGCTCGCGTGGGCGGCCCACGAGATGCAGCATCGATGCACCCTTCAGGGCAATCTCGATCCCGTCCTGCTCCTGGTCGGTGGAGAGCCGATGAAGCGAGAGGCCGTGCGTATCTTGTCGGTATGGGGAAAGGGGCCATTCATCTTCAACCTTGGCCACGGCGTGCTGCCGACGACGCCACCCGAGCATGTCGCGGCGCTCGTTGAAATCGTGCGAAACTGGCAGTGCGACCCTGCCGATGCCGCTCAATCGCAGACTTAA
- the hemH gene encoding ferrochelatase, whose translation MAKLAVVLFNLGGPDRPEAVEPFLFNLFNDPAIIGAPAPLRWLLAKLISKRRAPIARNIYGHIGGGSPLLENTMAQARALEARLRDLGDVRCFVAMRYWHPFIDEAAAAVKAFAPDRIVLLPLYPQFSTTTAGSSLTAWFRSAQSAGLAAPQYAICCYPRNEGFIGAVAQSVEDALAKMDDVGPPRVLFSAHGLPKKIVAAGDPYPWQVEQSCAAVVASLGKRDLDWVLCYQSRVGPLEWIGPATDKEIERAGGDKVPVVVVPIAFVSEHSETLVELDIEYAALARRAGVPAYVRAPTVSAGDAFIAGLARLVRTRSGGVDGVEPEGGHRICPVHCVKCPIG comes from the coding sequence ATGGCCAAGCTTGCGGTCGTTCTTTTCAATTTGGGCGGGCCGGACCGCCCTGAGGCGGTCGAGCCGTTCCTCTTCAATCTTTTCAATGATCCCGCCATCATTGGAGCGCCTGCCCCTCTTCGTTGGCTTCTGGCCAAGCTCATTTCCAAGCGACGCGCGCCAATCGCGCGGAATATTTATGGACATATCGGAGGCGGCTCGCCGCTTCTCGAGAACACGATGGCCCAGGCACGAGCATTGGAAGCTCGCCTTCGCGACCTCGGCGATGTGCGGTGCTTCGTCGCAATGCGCTATTGGCATCCGTTCATCGACGAAGCCGCGGCTGCCGTGAAGGCTTTCGCGCCGGACCGGATCGTTCTGCTTCCGCTCTATCCCCAATTTTCGACCACGACGGCGGGCTCTTCTCTCACGGCCTGGTTCCGCTCGGCGCAATCGGCCGGTCTTGCGGCACCCCAATATGCGATCTGCTGCTACCCCCGAAACGAGGGATTCATCGGCGCCGTGGCGCAAAGCGTCGAGGACGCATTGGCCAAAATGGACGATGTCGGGCCGCCGCGGGTCCTGTTCTCGGCCCATGGCTTGCCCAAAAAAATCGTTGCCGCCGGCGATCCCTACCCGTGGCAAGTCGAGCAATCCTGTGCCGCGGTCGTCGCGTCCCTCGGCAAGCGCGATTTGGATTGGGTCTTATGCTACCAGAGCCGCGTTGGACCGCTCGAATGGATCGGCCCTGCGACGGATAAGGAAATCGAACGCGCCGGCGGCGACAAGGTCCCGGTCGTCGTCGTTCCAATCGCATTCGTGTCGGAGCATTCCGAGACACTTGTGGAACTGGATATCGAGTATGCAGCACTTGCCAGGCGCGCTGGGGTGCCGGCCTATGTGCGCGCGCCGACGGTGTCGGCTGGCGACGCATTCATTGCGGGCCTCGCCCGGTTGGTGAGAACGCG